A genomic window from Candidatus Brocadiaceae bacterium includes:
- a CDS encoding alpha/beta hydrolase — translation MTAYAAFVPTPTRAEARYGDHERNVLDFWQAPSERPTPLVLVIHGGSWTGNNKETVHRSVDVNALLKEGISVAAINYRYISQATREGIEPPVKAPLYDAARALQFIRSKAREWNLDKERMGAAGVSAGGCSALWLAYRDDLADAGSEDPVARESTRLWCAAVASAQTTLDPQQMKDWTPNSRYGGHAFGKRDFAEFLAARGSLLPWIAEYSPWALVSADDPPVYLSYRNPPALGQEEKDPTHTANFGVKLQERCREMGTDCELAYPGATGATHKSPTDYLIAILKAPADSSRR, via the coding sequence ATGACGGCGTATGCGGCTTTCGTCCCGACGCCCACCCGGGCTGAGGCCCGCTACGGCGATCACGAGCGGAACGTCCTCGACTTCTGGCAGGCGCCCTCCGAGAGGCCGACCCCGCTCGTCCTGGTCATCCACGGCGGCAGTTGGACAGGCAACAACAAGGAGACGGTGCACCGTTCCGTCGACGTGAATGCCCTGCTGAAGGAGGGCATCTCGGTGGCTGCCATCAACTACCGGTATATCTCTCAGGCCACCCGGGAAGGGATCGAGCCACCCGTCAAGGCGCCGCTGTATGACGCCGCCCGGGCCCTGCAGTTCATCCGCAGCAAGGCGCGCGAGTGGAACCTCGACAAGGAACGCATGGGCGCGGCAGGCGTCTCAGCGGGAGGCTGTTCGGCCCTCTGGCTGGCTTACCGTGATGATCTCGCTGACGCCGGAAGCGAGGATCCGGTCGCCCGTGAATCCACTCGCCTGTGGTGCGCCGCCGTTGCGAGCGCGCAGACCACGCTCGATCCGCAGCAGATGAAGGACTGGACGCCGAACAGCAGGTACGGGGGCCATGCCTTCGGAAAACGCGACTTCGCGGAGTTCCTTGCCGCGCGGGGAAGCCTCCTGCCGTGGATCGCCGAGTATTCCCCGTGGGCGCTCGTGAGTGCCGATGATCCTCCCGTCTACCTGTCCTATAGGAACCCTCCGGCCCTTGGCCAGGAGGAGAAGGATCCAACGCACACCGCCAACTTCGGAGTGAAGCTGCAGGAGCGTTGCCGGGAGATGGGCACTGACTGTGAACTCGCGTACCCCGGCGCCACAGGTGCGACGCACAAGAGCCCCACGGACTACTTGATCGCGATCCTCAAGGCGCCTGCGGACTCTTCACGAAGGTGA
- a CDS encoding acetylxylan esterase — translation MTRAATVLLGFALLLGSPVATAAEQALQLAVRTDRPEAVYAKGETVTFIIEMQHGDQPVAEALLDVELSADAFEHSERRQVVLRAGRAEVQGSRPEPSLLWIRATCTPAGGRAVRAMGGAAFSHEEIRAPMSAPDDFDQFWEAQKALVDAVPMNPVLTPMPSPDACKLFSVTLAGLGGTKVTGYLARPAGPGPFPGLVRFQGAGVSSVDPDKALGYARMGYLAFAMNAHDIDNGQPQEYYDRLMAGRLAGYMFQGRESRETTYFRAMYLRCYRAAEFVASRPDWNGRTLAVHGHSMGGGQGLACAALSPHVTALAIDAPGMCDYAGVLVGRATGRPRLVIMNGAVPDPVTFTTARYMDGVNFASRITAPAIVGVAFQDLSCPSSGVFAAYNALRGPKEVAIDPLCGHMGDKPNWSRLLRAFLREHRDEASAPTLPRQQNQR, via the coding sequence ATGACGCGAGCCGCGACGGTTCTTTTGGGCTTCGCGCTTCTCTTGGGCTCTCCCGTGGCGACGGCGGCCGAGCAGGCATTGCAGCTCGCGGTCCGGACCGACCGACCCGAGGCCGTCTACGCTAAGGGGGAAACCGTGACGTTCATCATCGAGATGCAGCACGGCGATCAGCCCGTCGCAGAAGCCTTGCTCGATGTGGAGCTGTCCGCCGACGCCTTCGAGCACAGTGAGCGGCGACAGGTCGTTCTCAGGGCCGGTCGTGCGGAGGTGCAGGGAAGCCGGCCGGAGCCGTCCCTTCTCTGGATCCGGGCCACCTGCACGCCCGCAGGCGGGAGGGCCGTCAGGGCGATGGGCGGCGCGGCCTTCAGTCACGAGGAGATCCGGGCGCCCATGTCCGCGCCGGACGATTTCGATCAGTTCTGGGAGGCCCAGAAAGCACTGGTCGACGCGGTGCCCATGAATCCGGTGCTCACGCCGATGCCTTCCCCCGATGCCTGCAAGTTGTTTTCAGTGACGCTGGCGGGCCTGGGCGGCACCAAGGTGACCGGCTATCTGGCCAGACCCGCGGGCCCCGGCCCTTTTCCGGGCCTCGTGCGGTTTCAGGGAGCGGGCGTGTCCTCGGTGGACCCCGACAAGGCGCTCGGCTACGCACGCATGGGTTACCTGGCGTTCGCGATGAATGCGCACGACATCGACAACGGTCAGCCGCAGGAGTACTACGACCGGCTCATGGCGGGGCGCCTGGCGGGTTACATGTTCCAGGGACGGGAGAGCCGCGAGACGACCTACTTTCGAGCGATGTACTTGCGCTGCTACCGCGCGGCGGAGTTCGTGGCCTCCCGGCCTGACTGGAACGGCCGGACCCTTGCCGTCCACGGCCACAGCATGGGCGGCGGCCAGGGGCTGGCTTGCGCCGCTCTGAGCCCCCACGTGACGGCGCTGGCCATCGACGCGCCCGGCATGTGCGACTATGCGGGAGTCCTGGTCGGCCGCGCGACAGGCCGGCCAAGGCTGGTGATCATGAACGGCGCCGTGCCGGACCCCGTAACGTTCACGACCGCCCGTTACATGGACGGCGTAAACTTCGCCAGCCGCATAACCGCGCCCGCCATTGTGGGTGTGGCGTTCCAGGACCTCAGTTGCCCATCGTCAGGGGTCTTCGCGGCCTACAATGCGCTGCGGGGCCCGAAGGAGGTCGCCATCGACCCGTTGTGCGGCCATATGGGCGACAAGCCCAACTGGAGCCGCCTGTTGCGGGCTTTTCTGCGAGAACACAGGGACGAGGCGTCGGCCCCGACGCTGCCCCGCCAGCAGAACCAGCGCTAA